The following are from one region of the Gossypium hirsutum isolate 1008001.06 chromosome D03, Gossypium_hirsutum_v2.1, whole genome shotgun sequence genome:
- the LOC107949701 gene encoding calmodulin-binding protein 60 A isoform X2 codes for MKEIQGEEASQTQPNSDNGVVQEVMKLQSVQHLLEPVLEPLIRRVVKEEVEVAFRKHLNNMKRNGGKDVNSTSRILQLQFLNNLSLPVFTGTRIEAEECSVIKVAIVDSLTGQIVSSGPESSAKVEVVVLEGDFDGDEGDNWTLEEFKNNIVREREGKKPLLAGDAFLTLTRGIGLVGEISFSDNSSWTRSRRFRLGARVVDGSDGTRVREAKTESFIVRDHRGELYKKHHPPSLSDEVWRLEKIGKDGAFHKRLSRENINCVKDFLTMLFIDPPRLRHILGTGMSAKMWEVTVEHARTCVLDKRMHLYCPPGSQQKSGVVFNIVGQVMGLLSECQYNTIDKLSETEKIEAQNLVISALQHWEEVVSFDDEASLTSSVKREISNGTKYLASQEIRGFDYAQPSASSPDIISTIYSVGGLSGLDDYALHGYEQALSYPGQVTNSLICDTDITQTFCDEDHLRYFDSDLQPQSLGLESQADLQTAVDGFLLRRTVAVQAQRRWTKIFSVLKWFSIKRRVKEKFRGLQI; via the exons ATGAAAGAGATTCAGGGTGAAGAAGCATCCCAGACACAGCCAAATTCAGACAATGG TGTGGTTCAGGAGGTGATGAAGTTGCAATCAGTCCAGCATTTGCTGGAGCCAGTTTTGGAGCCATTAATTCGTAGGGTG GTCAAAGAGGAAGTTGAAGTGGCTTTTAGAAAGCATTTGAACAATATGAAAAG GAATGGAGGGAAGGATGTAAATTCTACATCAAGAATCTTACAACTCCAATTCTTAAATAATCTCTCTCTTCCCGTGTTCACTGGAACTCGAATTGAAGCAGAAGAATGTTCTGTCATTAAGGTGGCCATAGTCGATTCTCTTACTGGACAAATAGTTTCCTCTGGCCCTGAGTCTTCTGCCAAAGTAGAGGTTGTGGTTCTTGAGGGAGATTTTGATGGTGATGAGGGGGACAATTGGACACTTGAAGAGTTTAAGAATAACATTGTAAGAGAGAGAGAAGGAAAGAAACCTCTTCTTGCCGGAGACGCATTTCTAACTCTTACCAGGGGAATTGGATTAGTGGGTGAAATTTCGTTCTCGGATAATTCAAGCTGGACAAGAAGCCGTCGATTCAGACTTGGTGCCAGAGTTGTTGATGGCTCCGATGGAACTAGAGTAAGAGAAGCAAAGACGGAATCCTTCATTGTCAGGGATCATCGTGGTGAAT TATACAAGAAGCACCATCCTCCATCTCTTTCTGATGAAGTGTGGAGATTAGAGAAAATTGGCAAAGATGGGGCTTTCCATAAGCGCTTGAGTCGGGAAAATATCAACTGTGTAAAGGATTTCTTGACCATGCTCTTCATAGATCCTCCAAGGTTGCGCCAT ATCCTTGGCACAGGTATGTCTGCCAAGATGTGGGAAGTCACGGTGGAGCATGCTCGAACATGTGTGCTTGATAAGAGGATGCACTTGTACTGCCCTCCTGGTTCTCAACAGAAATCTGGTGTGGTCTTCAACATTGTTGGACAAGTGATGGGTCTACTTTCGGAATGCCAATATAATACAATTGATAAGCTGTCTGAAACTGAGAAG ATTGAAGCCCAAAACTTGGTAATTTCTGCATTGCAACACTGGGAAGAAGTTGTTTCATTCGATGATGAAGCCTCACTGACAAGCTCAGTCAAGAGGGAGATTTCTAATGGTACCAAGTATTTGGCTTCTCAAGAGATACGTGGATTTGATTATGCACAACCAAGTGCTTCTTCTCCAGATATCATTTCAACCATCTATTCAGTTGGGGGTTTGAGCGGCTTAGACGATTATGCGCTGCATGGATATGAGCAAGCATTGAGTTATCCTGGCCAAGTCACTAATTCCCTGATCTGTGACACAGATATTACTCAGACTTTCTGTGATGAAGATCACCTTCGGTATTTCGATAGTGATCTTCAACCCCAGAGCCTTGGTTTGGAATCACAAGCGGATCTACAAACTGCGGTTGACGGTTTCCTTTTGCGGCGTACTGTCGCTGTTCAAGCACAGAGGAGATGGACTAAGATTTTCAGTGTGCTGAAATGGTTCTCCATTAAAAGAAGAGTTAAAGAAAAATTCCGAGGTCTTCAAATATAG
- the LOC107949701 gene encoding calmodulin-binding protein 60 A isoform X1, with product MSHKRPQEDSTKGRPSEAFTPDQDKRRRVPTLRNVVQEVMKLQSVQHLLEPVLEPLIRRVVKEEVEVAFRKHLNNMKRNGGKDVNSTSRILQLQFLNNLSLPVFTGTRIEAEECSVIKVAIVDSLTGQIVSSGPESSAKVEVVVLEGDFDGDEGDNWTLEEFKNNIVREREGKKPLLAGDAFLTLTRGIGLVGEISFSDNSSWTRSRRFRLGARVVDGSDGTRVREAKTESFIVRDHRGELYKKHHPPSLSDEVWRLEKIGKDGAFHKRLSRENINCVKDFLTMLFIDPPRLRHILGTGMSAKMWEVTVEHARTCVLDKRMHLYCPPGSQQKSGVVFNIVGQVMGLLSECQYNTIDKLSETEKIEAQNLVISALQHWEEVVSFDDEASLTSSVKREISNGTKYLASQEIRGFDYAQPSASSPDIISTIYSVGGLSGLDDYALHGYEQALSYPGQVTNSLICDTDITQTFCDEDHLRYFDSDLQPQSLGLESQADLQTAVDGFLLRRTVAVQAQRRWTKIFSVLKWFSIKRRVKEKFRGLQI from the exons ATGTCTCATAAGAGACCCCAAGAAGATAGTACTAAGGGTCGACCCTCAGAAGCCTTTACTCCTGATCAGGATAAACGGAGAAGGGTTCCTACATTGAGAAA TGTGGTTCAGGAGGTGATGAAGTTGCAATCAGTCCAGCATTTGCTGGAGCCAGTTTTGGAGCCATTAATTCGTAGGGTG GTCAAAGAGGAAGTTGAAGTGGCTTTTAGAAAGCATTTGAACAATATGAAAAG GAATGGAGGGAAGGATGTAAATTCTACATCAAGAATCTTACAACTCCAATTCTTAAATAATCTCTCTCTTCCCGTGTTCACTGGAACTCGAATTGAAGCAGAAGAATGTTCTGTCATTAAGGTGGCCATAGTCGATTCTCTTACTGGACAAATAGTTTCCTCTGGCCCTGAGTCTTCTGCCAAAGTAGAGGTTGTGGTTCTTGAGGGAGATTTTGATGGTGATGAGGGGGACAATTGGACACTTGAAGAGTTTAAGAATAACATTGTAAGAGAGAGAGAAGGAAAGAAACCTCTTCTTGCCGGAGACGCATTTCTAACTCTTACCAGGGGAATTGGATTAGTGGGTGAAATTTCGTTCTCGGATAATTCAAGCTGGACAAGAAGCCGTCGATTCAGACTTGGTGCCAGAGTTGTTGATGGCTCCGATGGAACTAGAGTAAGAGAAGCAAAGACGGAATCCTTCATTGTCAGGGATCATCGTGGTGAAT TATACAAGAAGCACCATCCTCCATCTCTTTCTGATGAAGTGTGGAGATTAGAGAAAATTGGCAAAGATGGGGCTTTCCATAAGCGCTTGAGTCGGGAAAATATCAACTGTGTAAAGGATTTCTTGACCATGCTCTTCATAGATCCTCCAAGGTTGCGCCAT ATCCTTGGCACAGGTATGTCTGCCAAGATGTGGGAAGTCACGGTGGAGCATGCTCGAACATGTGTGCTTGATAAGAGGATGCACTTGTACTGCCCTCCTGGTTCTCAACAGAAATCTGGTGTGGTCTTCAACATTGTTGGACAAGTGATGGGTCTACTTTCGGAATGCCAATATAATACAATTGATAAGCTGTCTGAAACTGAGAAG ATTGAAGCCCAAAACTTGGTAATTTCTGCATTGCAACACTGGGAAGAAGTTGTTTCATTCGATGATGAAGCCTCACTGACAAGCTCAGTCAAGAGGGAGATTTCTAATGGTACCAAGTATTTGGCTTCTCAAGAGATACGTGGATTTGATTATGCACAACCAAGTGCTTCTTCTCCAGATATCATTTCAACCATCTATTCAGTTGGGGGTTTGAGCGGCTTAGACGATTATGCGCTGCATGGATATGAGCAAGCATTGAGTTATCCTGGCCAAGTCACTAATTCCCTGATCTGTGACACAGATATTACTCAGACTTTCTGTGATGAAGATCACCTTCGGTATTTCGATAGTGATCTTCAACCCCAGAGCCTTGGTTTGGAATCACAAGCGGATCTACAAACTGCGGTTGACGGTTTCCTTTTGCGGCGTACTGTCGCTGTTCAAGCACAGAGGAGATGGACTAAGATTTTCAGTGTGCTGAAATGGTTCTCCATTAAAAGAAGAGTTAAAGAAAAATTCCGAGGTCTTCAAATATAG
- the LOC107949701 gene encoding calmodulin-binding protein 60 A isoform X3, giving the protein MSHKRPQEDSTKGRPSEAFTPDQDKRRRVPTLRNVVQEVMKLQSVQHLLEPVLEPLIRRVVKEEVEVAFRKHLNNMKRNGGKDVNSTSRILQLQFLNNLSLPVFTGTRIEAEECSVIKVAIVDSLTGQIVSSGPESSAKVEVVVLEGDFDGDEGDNWTLEEFKNNIVREREGKKPLLAGDAFLTLTRGIGLVGEISFSDNSSWTRSRRFRLGARVVDGSDGTRVREAKTESFIVRDHRGELYKKHHPPSLSDEVWRLEKIGKDGAFHKRLSRENINCVKDFLTMLFIDPPRLRHILGTGMSAKMWEVTVEHARTCVLDKRMHLYCPPGSQQKSGVVFNIVGQVMGLLSECQYNTIDKLSETEKLLIICSTIRLKPKTW; this is encoded by the exons ATGTCTCATAAGAGACCCCAAGAAGATAGTACTAAGGGTCGACCCTCAGAAGCCTTTACTCCTGATCAGGATAAACGGAGAAGGGTTCCTACATTGAGAAA TGTGGTTCAGGAGGTGATGAAGTTGCAATCAGTCCAGCATTTGCTGGAGCCAGTTTTGGAGCCATTAATTCGTAGGGTG GTCAAAGAGGAAGTTGAAGTGGCTTTTAGAAAGCATTTGAACAATATGAAAAG GAATGGAGGGAAGGATGTAAATTCTACATCAAGAATCTTACAACTCCAATTCTTAAATAATCTCTCTCTTCCCGTGTTCACTGGAACTCGAATTGAAGCAGAAGAATGTTCTGTCATTAAGGTGGCCATAGTCGATTCTCTTACTGGACAAATAGTTTCCTCTGGCCCTGAGTCTTCTGCCAAAGTAGAGGTTGTGGTTCTTGAGGGAGATTTTGATGGTGATGAGGGGGACAATTGGACACTTGAAGAGTTTAAGAATAACATTGTAAGAGAGAGAGAAGGAAAGAAACCTCTTCTTGCCGGAGACGCATTTCTAACTCTTACCAGGGGAATTGGATTAGTGGGTGAAATTTCGTTCTCGGATAATTCAAGCTGGACAAGAAGCCGTCGATTCAGACTTGGTGCCAGAGTTGTTGATGGCTCCGATGGAACTAGAGTAAGAGAAGCAAAGACGGAATCCTTCATTGTCAGGGATCATCGTGGTGAAT TATACAAGAAGCACCATCCTCCATCTCTTTCTGATGAAGTGTGGAGATTAGAGAAAATTGGCAAAGATGGGGCTTTCCATAAGCGCTTGAGTCGGGAAAATATCAACTGTGTAAAGGATTTCTTGACCATGCTCTTCATAGATCCTCCAAGGTTGCGCCAT ATCCTTGGCACAGGTATGTCTGCCAAGATGTGGGAAGTCACGGTGGAGCATGCTCGAACATGTGTGCTTGATAAGAGGATGCACTTGTACTGCCCTCCTGGTTCTCAACAGAAATCTGGTGTGGTCTTCAACATTGTTGGACAAGTGATGGGTCTACTTTCGGAATGCCAATATAATACAATTGATAAGCTGTCTGAAACTGAGAAG CTTCTGATTATCTGCTCCACCATCAGATTGAAGCCCAAAACTTGGTAA